A single region of the Octopus bimaculoides isolate UCB-OBI-ISO-001 chromosome 6, ASM119413v2, whole genome shotgun sequence genome encodes:
- the LOC128248079 gene encoding uncharacterized protein LOC128248079, translating to MMTVTASFTEENSMILSVANSPLDLTVTLMIAIGSFLATIEPHILQWHAKLVFSLASMNRDVPRKVLRIVESNKQLPATVIHNPDLVFVNQYNFQRIDDH from the exons ATGATGACTGTAACCGCATCATTTACGGAGGAAAATTCA ATGATCCTATCTGTAGCCAATTCCCCTTTGGACTTAACCGTGACCCTAATGATTGCCATAGGTTCATTCCTTGCTACAATCGAACCTCATATCCTTCAATGGCATGCCAAGCTGGTCTTTTCTTTAGCGTCAATGAACAGAGATGTACCACGGAAGGTACTGCGAATTGTAGAATCCAAT AAACAGCTTCCCGCCACAGTAATTCATAATCCTGACCTTGTTTTCGTGAATCAATACAACTTTCAAAGAATTGATGATCATTAG